Proteins encoded within one genomic window of Deltaproteobacteria bacterium:
- a CDS encoding type II toxin-antitoxin system Phd/YefM family antitoxin: MQIHNISETKAQLSAMIERVVNHGEEIIIGKAGKPVAKLICYQPARENKRLGLFAKKIRIPADFNEWPEDIAEKLGMK, encoded by the coding sequence ATGCAAATTCATAATATTTCCGAAACCAAAGCACAATTGTCGGCCATGATTGAACGTGTCGTCAATCATGGAGAAGAAATTATTATTGGTAAGGCGGGTAAGCCAGTGGCTAAATTAATCTGTTATCAGCCTGCACGCGAAAATAAACGCTTAGGTTTGTTTGCAAAAAAAATTCGTATTCCTGCCGATTTTAATGAATGGCCCGAGGATATCGCAGAAAAACTGGGAATGAAATAA